The genomic stretch CTCGACCAGGCTACCTTTTATCCCCTGATGGCCTCGCCGCACAAGAAGGACGCCATGGAGCGGCGCTTCAATAAGGTGGATTTTTCCCGGGAGAAGCGCTTTTACGATGTTGTTCTCCGGGAGCTGTATCACGGCGGCTATACCGCCTCTACCGCCTGGTGCTTTTCCCGCGGCGAACGCCTCATTGACGAGTATATTATCAAGTCGGACGACTATATCGGCATCGGGTCGGGCTCGGTCAGTATCATGGCGGGAAATTTCTATATCAACTCCTTTTCCCTGGAGCGCTACCACGAGATGATTGCCGATGGTAAACTGCCGGTGGTGGGCTGGCGGCGTCTCGCTCAAAAAGAGAGCCGGCGCTATTACCTCCTGACCAAGCTCTTCGGGCTGACGGTGGCTATGCCTGCCCTGCGTCAGCGCTTCGGTCTCAAAAAGGGCAGCGGCCTGGGTCTGGAGCTGGCTTTTCTCCGGGCGGCCGGCGTCGTTAAAGGCGACGGCACCCTCCGCGTCACGGAAAAAGGCATGTACACCGTCAGTGCCATGATGCGCGATTTCTTCGCCGCCCTCAACACCCTCCGTGAATACTGCATCGAGCACCAGGTCTAGGTTCCCTCCCCCCTTATCCCCCCGCTCACCCTGAGTGAGCGACTTTGTCGCCATCCCGCACCGATTCGTACCTCATCCGGTGTCCCGCATGACCATGGGGAATCGGGACATGACGCAGGAATCGGGACTTGTCGAAGGATCCAGCGCAGCCTTGCCCTGCCATGACCATCAAAAAAATGTCATTCCAGCGAAGCCGTGCCCCGTATGACAATCGGGGGCTGGAATCCACCCTCTGCTGGCCTCATTATTCGGGGTATAGACACCCAAAGACTAGGCATAAATTCCCCTCAGCCCTCCGCCAATTACAAACTCCATTCCTCCCTCCCCCTCTCTGTCAACGGAGAGGGGGACACAGGGGGTGAGGTCAGTCCTCCCCTGGTGCTTTTTTAGAGTTTAGATATTAGTATTTAGAGCTTAGATATCAGGCTTTAGAGCTTACTATTCCGCGTCACCATCCCCTTCCTTTTCTCCACTAACCCCTATATACTAAAAACTGTTAACTGTAAACTCTTAACTGTCAACTGTTTACTCTAAACTCTCCCTTACCCCTCTTAACATAAACTAAAAAACAAATACCCGGATTTTGTAGCTGATTTAACATAAACAAAAAAACAAATGATTACGTACAAATCGTATTTGCACCTTAACAAAAAAAATAAAAAAAACAAATGACAAATCCGGTAGGGTTTCCGGTGGGGAAAAAGTCCTTACTTGAAGGCGGTGTGCAGACCCGCCGCCCCGAAGAAAAGCGGCTGGTAACGCACTTCGCGGAAACCCTCCCCCAGCAGCATCTCCCGCACTTCCGTAGGGGAGTGATAGTGCCGGGCGGACTCCGCCAAATAGTGGTACGCGCCCTTGTTGCCGGAAAGCAGTTGCCCCGCCGGCCCCACGTAGGCGCGCAGGTAGAGGTGGAAACACGCCCGGATAAAGGCGTTCTCCGGCTGGCTGGACTCCACGGCGATATACCGCCCCCCCGGTTTCAGCACCCTCAGTACCTCGGCCAGGTGCGGCGGCCCGAGCGGGTTCTTGTAGGTCAGGTTGCGGAAAGCGAACGATATCCCCACCCGGTCGAAAAAAGCGTCGGGGAAGGGCAGGTGCGTGGCGTCCCCCTCGATAAAGCTCACCTTGACCCCGGCCTGCTCTGCTTTCTGCCGCGCCTTGGCCAGCATCGGCGGGGAGTAGTCCAGTCCGGTTACTTCCGTGTCTTTACCCGCCAGCCTGGCTATATTGATGGAGAGGTCGCCGGTGCCGCACCCGATATCGAGGATTCTTTTCGGGCCGTCTTCCAGGCAGGCCAGCGCCGCCTTTCGCCGCCACCGCTTGTCCATCCCCAGCGTTATAATGCTGTTGATAAGGTCGTAGCGGGGGGGTACGGCGGTGAACATGCCGTGCAGCGGGCGGGGTGCCTCCGGGGCGTTCTGGTTTTCCATTTTCTTAAACGGCGTGCGCCAGGATATATCCTATGCCTATTAAAAGCTGTGTTCCCATCACCACCATCACGTTGGCGGCCATGCCCGGCATGAATCGGGCGGGGTCTTCGGAATGGAAGGAGCCTCGCGTCGCCCGTATGGTCAGCGGGAGCGTCAGCAGCCCCAGCAGCGTCCAGGCGGGCATGTGGGGGTTGATATCGCCCCAGCCGATTGCCACCCAGGCGATAATCCAGGCGTAAACCGCGTAGGCCGCCACCGTATAAACAGTCGCCGCGTTTTTCCGCCCGATGGCGATGGGCATGGTGCGGCGGCTGGCGATTTTATCCGCTTCCACGTCCGGGAACTCGTTGAGCAATAGCAGGTTGTGCACCAGCAGGGCGGAGGGGACGCAGGCGATGATGGCGTCACCGGTATAAGCCCCGGTCTGCACGAAGTACATGCCCAGTATCGGCAAAGCTCCAAGGCCGACGCCGGCGCTCCACTCCGGCCAGGGGCGCTTGAGGATAAAGGGGCTGTAAAGCACGATAAAAAAAGTGGCTATTATCAGCAATGGCAGCAGTTGCCAGCCGCTTACTACGATAAAATATACCCCGATGGGTACTGAAAGCAGGAAACAGCCTATTCCCAGCCAGAGAACCTGGCGCGGCGTGAGCAGGTTGGCGGGCAGGATGCCGCTGCCGCCGCTGAACGGCGTGCGTATCGCCGCTTGGTCGACGCCGCTGCGGAAATCGAAATAGTCGTTGAGGATGTTGACACTGGCGTGGGCCAGCAGCAGCCCGAAACCGGCCAGCACGGCGTGCCAGATGTTGACCTCGCCGTCATACCAGGCCACGGTGGTACCCATGAAAGCCAGCACCACGGATAGGATGAGGAACTGGGGGCGTGTTTCCAGGAACCAGAATCTTAATTTACTCACAAAACATGCTGCTTTAACCGGCTTTTTTAGGGACAGTTATATTATACCATCCTGCCGCGTCTTATGGCGATAATCCCCCTGACTAGAGGTCCAGTTGCACTGGGCCTTTGGTGCCGGGCGCGGTAGGACCATCGTAGGACATTTCTTTACCGTTCATCGTCTTGGTAAAGCGGGGAGAAAGGAGGATGGCGTGGAACAGGATAGGCTTATCGATTTTCCTGAAATTCAGCGGGCAGTGTACCATGCCCTTGGGGATAAATATGATAGTGGGTTTATTGATGAGGTGTGGTTCCTGCTCGTCCCCGATGCAGAAATCCACTTCCGCCTGAAAAGAGCTGAACAGGTCCGGTAGCTGACCGCCGAGGAATATAAGGTATTCATCAACCTCATGGGTATGCGGTTCTCTTTCCAGGTATATCGGCTCCACGAATAGCTGCCAGCCCATGTTGAGGTTAGCGCCGGGAATTTGGCGGGCGCCCCGGAAATAGGCCTGCGGCCCGGCTACCGCCGGCAGATTGGACGGCTCTTTGAAGTCGGTCAGGAAGAACTGGTCATATTTGTTATTGGTCATTGGTTAACTCTCCCCTCATTCGGTAAAATATCCTGGACTGTGGCGCTCATTTACTCATTAATTTATCTGATATATAAAGTGCTGTCAAATAGAGGATAAAAACCTATCAATTAACGTGTGTTACAAGAGATAACAGATATTATACAAGCTGATAATTGTATAACAACTGGGTAAAAGATAAAAAAGTGCAGGCCTTACCCTGAGCACGGATAGGAAATATTTCAGCAGTCTTAACCGTCAAAGAAGACAGTGCTTCTTTAAATACAGGTTACCCGCTATTGTGCCCGGAGTAAAGGCCTGCGCAAGTTAGCTTTAGCCATCCGTCTGGCGCTGGTCGCCGTTATTTAAAAAACGGCGATTGTTCGACGTGCCGGACCTTCAAAGCTTCGAAAGCATCATCAAGAGCGATAACTTCCTGCTTGACCTTATCTTCCAGACTGGAAAGGTTTTCAACTACCTCATTGATACGGTCATTCAGGGCATCGGCTTTGCGGGCAGACTCTTC from Dehalococcoidales bacterium encodes the following:
- a CDS encoding prenyltransferase, which codes for MSKLRFWFLETRPQFLILSVVLAFMGTTVAWYDGEVNIWHAVLAGFGLLLAHASVNILNDYFDFRSGVDQAAIRTPFSGGSGILPANLLTPRQVLWLGIGCFLLSVPIGVYFIVVSGWQLLPLLIIATFFIVLYSPFILKRPWPEWSAGVGLGALPILGMYFVQTGAYTGDAIIACVPSALLVHNLLLLNEFPDVEADKIASRRTMPIAIGRKNAATVYTVAAYAVYAWIIAWVAIGWGDINPHMPAWTLLGLLTLPLTIRATRGSFHSEDPARFMPGMAANVMVVMGTQLLIGIGYILAHAV
- a CDS encoding ubiquinone/menaquinone biosynthesis methyltransferase, with the protein product MENQNAPEAPRPLHGMFTAVPPRYDLINSIITLGMDKRWRRKAALACLEDGPKRILDIGCGTGDLSINIARLAGKDTEVTGLDYSPPMLAKARQKAEQAGVKVSFIEGDATHLPFPDAFFDRVGISFAFRNLTYKNPLGPPHLAEVLRVLKPGGRYIAVESSQPENAFIRACFHLYLRAYVGPAGQLLSGNKGAYHYLAESARHYHSPTEVREMLLGEGFREVRYQPLFFGAAGLHTAFK